A window of the Bradyrhizobium ottawaense genome harbors these coding sequences:
- a CDS encoding AAA family ATPase, giving the protein MIVELFGPPGAGKTTFARALAARLRERGHTTDLVLSQRPAERSPHEIRSASDLSTQQITSMIRRLTRPFAEILMMARHPLASSHDVGTALNLIKILPPSSILWSFRLTQYVSRLSRSWFQASSSAHIVLFDQAFVQAVCSLALLCGVADELLISHALHIIPQSDLLVRLDATDEILEARLRDRQRLESRFDRLLEFDLTTNLRSLAVVDCLHDLLRKGGRQIMTATSLDEHSLNEAVERVEKQITAQVGMEQRAAARRNQACSDSSCADQTLERRTAS; this is encoded by the coding sequence ATGATCGTCGAACTTTTCGGTCCCCCAGGTGCGGGAAAGACCACCTTCGCTCGTGCTCTCGCGGCCCGACTCCGTGAACGTGGCCACACCACGGACCTCGTCCTCAGTCAGCGACCGGCGGAGCGTTCACCGCATGAAATCCGTTCTGCGTCGGATCTCTCCACCCAGCAGATCACCTCGATGATACGCCGCCTGACCCGTCCATTCGCCGAGATACTGATGATGGCACGCCATCCATTGGCCAGTTCGCACGACGTCGGAACGGCGCTAAACCTGATCAAAATACTCCCGCCATCCAGCATCCTCTGGTCGTTCAGGCTCACGCAATACGTGTCACGTCTGTCGCGATCGTGGTTTCAGGCGTCAAGTAGCGCCCACATCGTATTGTTTGACCAAGCATTCGTCCAAGCGGTCTGTTCACTTGCGCTACTTTGCGGGGTGGCGGACGAACTGCTGATCTCACATGCGCTGCATATCATCCCGCAATCCGACCTTCTTGTTCGACTCGACGCAACAGACGAGATCCTGGAGGCGCGGCTGCGCGACCGGCAACGTCTGGAGAGCAGGTTCGACCGTCTGCTCGAATTTGATTTGACGACCAACCTAAGGTCGTTGGCCGTCGTCGATTGCCTACACGATCTGCTGCGTAAGGGGGGCAGGCAGATCATGACTGCCACCTCGCTCGATGAGCATTCGCTTAACGAAGCCGTGGAACGGGTCGAGAAACAGATAACGGCGCAGGTCGGCATGGAACAGCGCGCGGCGGCACGACGAAATCAGGCTTGCTCAGATTCGAGTTGCGCTGATCAGACTCTGGAACGCCGTACGGCCTCGTAA
- a CDS encoding glycosyltransferase, giving the protein MNPRLLCIGGEDHYLRIPFLLALGQRGVKVTAAGTGDATPFASAGIEYHSYRFDRFVNPLADLAAIKLLARLIADVRPDLVQCFDTKPNLLVPLAARRLDGIAVIRTINGLGWIYSSHSALALALRPVYVALHRLAARGTAMTVFQNRDDQAFFERFAIVGKGSSRLIPGSGIDVTRFERAEAAEPSAADLRRSLGLENCEIVITVTRLTRQKGIPTLLEAAALIHAARPTVRFLLVGPRESEGPLAVTQAELDRHAPYVVAVGTRSDVPSLLKAADVFAFPTEYREGVPRALLEAALAGLPIVATNMPGCNDVVRDGWSGFLVPPHSPRLLATKILDLLDDRSIARAMAARAAELVRQEFNLDLTVARYIAAYNELLDDPLRSKLQAARKGRDRVSLGNERFS; this is encoded by the coding sequence ATGAACCCGCGGTTGCTTTGCATCGGAGGGGAGGATCATTATCTTAGGATTCCGTTCCTGCTCGCTCTTGGCCAGCGCGGCGTCAAAGTGACTGCCGCCGGCACCGGAGACGCCACTCCGTTCGCGAGTGCCGGGATCGAGTATCACTCATACCGCTTCGACCGGTTTGTAAATCCGCTGGCCGATTTGGCCGCAATCAAATTGCTCGCGCGGCTGATCGCCGATGTCCGTCCCGATCTCGTTCAGTGCTTCGACACGAAACCGAATCTGCTGGTTCCGCTCGCGGCGCGTCGCCTCGATGGAATCGCCGTCATTCGAACGATCAACGGACTGGGCTGGATCTACTCCTCGCATTCCGCATTGGCCCTGGCACTCCGGCCCGTTTACGTCGCGCTCCACCGCCTGGCCGCACGCGGAACGGCGATGACGGTGTTTCAGAACCGCGACGACCAGGCGTTTTTTGAACGTTTCGCGATCGTCGGCAAGGGATCGAGCCGACTGATTCCCGGATCGGGGATCGACGTCACGCGGTTTGAGCGTGCGGAGGCAGCGGAGCCTTCAGCAGCAGACCTTCGCCGGTCGCTTGGGCTCGAAAACTGCGAAATCGTCATTACCGTCACGCGCCTCACCCGGCAGAAGGGGATCCCAACGCTGCTTGAGGCTGCGGCATTGATTCACGCGGCCCGACCAACCGTGCGTTTTCTGCTTGTCGGGCCGCGCGAGAGCGAGGGACCGTTGGCGGTAACACAGGCCGAGCTCGACCGCCACGCCCCCTACGTCGTCGCCGTCGGCACGCGATCGGACGTCCCCTCGTTGCTCAAGGCCGCCGACGTCTTCGCGTTCCCCACCGAGTATCGCGAGGGCGTACCCCGCGCGCTGCTTGAGGCGGCGCTCGCCGGGCTGCCCATCGTGGCGACAAATATGCCCGGCTGCAACGACGTGGTTCGCGACGGCTGGAGCGGCTTTCTCGTTCCACCACACTCGCCGCGCCTGCTGGCAACGAAAATCCTCGATCTGCTGGACGATCGCTCCATTGCACGCGCAATGGCCGCGCGCGCCGCAGAGCTGGTGAGGCAGGAGTTCAACCTCGATCTCACCGTTGCCCGCTATATCGCGGCCTACAACGAACTGCTCGATGATCCTCTTCGAAGCAAACTGCAGGCGGCCAGGAAGGGCCGCGACCGCGTTTCGCTCGGAAACGAGAGGTTTTCATGA
- a CDS encoding polysaccharide biosynthesis tyrosine autokinase yields the protein MNKHWDQTTDEAEPQVPVSAPVETSASAAPSTSDKSTADSLHFLELVNLLRRRKRLILTIALCGAMLVFTVGLLKPPKYTAAAQIAVDLPSSSAQGAAAPKDEGSVETHVTVLLSRDNLQHVVDNLQDDPQFHTAAPATQRIETERAADREPRHATSARWLPGPSELAHRLRIWVGGVSSGEPTLNVDELKRHLRIDQEGRSRVIAVSYTSTDPDAARTIANRIAELYVGGQSEKKRAYASNELIRLDSRIAEMKTELEQSSAAVQAFMRQRIDAAKKTGTTRESDQHLQELERQAMAKGQLYRALLRRQQDIRDLQERITSGAYILSLAATPERPSSPNPFLFIFPTLVVLLVCGSLLAVILERLDRGLRSESEVSAALGVSCIGLVPQVAKPNGTRRLHQYLVSDPMAAYAEAMRSIVATRQLLFPFNPSKVILITSSLPAEGKTTMAVSLSVSLTLLGQRVLLIDLDFKNPSILRELGGKAEQGLLDVLLKNHMLADVIQSIPELGLDYLPMSRNTFDPRILFDGNRMQNLLRQLRRSYDYVIIDSPPVLASAETRLLAAMADENLFVVKWGSTPRELAQNALNLLRRPNRHSAQQLRHVSALISQVDLKQHSYYGYGDAGEYFSNYGSYYYSAPDRERPAIAFSSSYAPIFANGSAGTNGRMAAAFAWLRSRGAGLNLALLRRYRRAIFRIRLLRLRISTSLTNAWSRLGGRHSKPAAGANSCERSSIEVSQ from the coding sequence ATGAATAAACATTGGGATCAAACGACCGACGAAGCCGAGCCGCAGGTGCCCGTGTCCGCGCCCGTGGAGACCAGTGCGAGTGCCGCGCCATCGACAAGCGACAAGTCCACGGCCGACTCACTTCACTTTCTCGAACTCGTCAACCTCCTGCGCCGCCGAAAGCGGCTTATCCTGACCATCGCACTGTGCGGCGCGATGCTGGTGTTTACAGTTGGGTTGTTGAAGCCGCCCAAATATACCGCGGCAGCACAGATCGCGGTCGATCTACCCTCCAGCAGCGCTCAAGGCGCCGCAGCCCCCAAAGATGAGGGCAGCGTCGAGACGCACGTGACCGTACTGCTCTCTCGTGACAACCTGCAGCACGTCGTGGACAATCTGCAGGACGATCCGCAATTTCACACGGCAGCGCCCGCTACTCAACGAATCGAGACCGAACGCGCCGCGGATCGCGAGCCGCGACACGCCACCTCGGCGCGATGGCTCCCAGGCCCTTCGGAGTTGGCACACCGCTTGCGCATTTGGGTGGGGGGGGTCAGCAGCGGAGAACCGACGCTGAACGTCGACGAACTGAAACGCCATCTCAGGATCGATCAGGAAGGACGCTCCCGCGTCATCGCCGTTAGCTACACATCGACGGACCCCGATGCTGCCAGGACAATTGCCAACCGGATCGCCGAGCTCTATGTCGGGGGTCAGAGTGAAAAAAAGCGGGCATATGCGAGCAACGAATTGATTCGACTCGACAGTCGCATTGCAGAGATGAAGACCGAGCTTGAACAATCCAGCGCAGCCGTACAGGCCTTCATGCGGCAACGAATCGACGCTGCGAAGAAGACGGGCACAACCCGTGAATCCGATCAACATCTGCAAGAGCTCGAACGTCAAGCGATGGCGAAGGGACAGCTCTATCGCGCCCTGCTGCGCCGCCAGCAGGATATCCGGGACCTGCAAGAACGCATTACGTCCGGCGCCTATATCCTGTCGCTGGCCGCGACGCCGGAGCGGCCGAGCTCTCCGAACCCGTTCCTGTTCATTTTTCCCACGCTGGTCGTGCTTCTGGTCTGCGGATCGCTACTGGCCGTCATTCTGGAGAGACTTGATCGCGGGCTACGAAGCGAGAGCGAAGTTAGCGCGGCCCTCGGCGTCTCCTGCATCGGGCTGGTTCCGCAGGTCGCGAAACCAAATGGAACCCGGCGATTGCATCAGTATCTCGTAAGCGATCCCATGGCTGCCTATGCCGAGGCGATGCGCTCGATCGTGGCAACCAGACAACTGCTGTTTCCATTCAACCCATCGAAAGTAATCCTGATTACCTCAAGCTTGCCCGCGGAGGGAAAGACCACCATGGCGGTGAGCCTTTCCGTCAGCCTGACGCTGCTGGGGCAACGTGTTCTCTTGATCGACCTCGACTTCAAAAATCCATCGATCCTGCGTGAACTTGGCGGCAAAGCCGAACAGGGGCTCCTTGACGTCCTGCTCAAGAACCACATGCTGGCAGACGTGATCCAGTCGATCCCGGAGCTGGGGCTTGATTACCTGCCGATGAGCCGAAATACCTTTGATCCGCGGATATTGTTCGACGGCAACAGGATGCAGAATTTGCTGCGCCAGTTGCGCAGGAGTTACGACTACGTGATCATCGACAGTCCGCCGGTGCTCGCCAGCGCCGAGACACGGCTGCTCGCCGCCATGGCCGACGAGAACCTCTTCGTGGTCAAATGGGGCAGCACACCGCGAGAGCTTGCGCAGAACGCATTGAACCTGCTCCGCAGACCCAACCGCCACTCCGCGCAGCAGCTCCGGCACGTGAGCGCGCTGATTTCGCAAGTCGATCTAAAACAGCATTCGTATTACGGATACGGCGACGCCGGCGAATATTTTTCGAACTACGGGAGCTATTATTATTCCGCCCCCGACAGGGAACGACCTGCAATTGCGTTTAGCAGCTCCTATGCGCCTATCTTCGCGAATGGGTCTGCCGGCACGAATGGACGGATGGCTGCCGCATTTGCTTGGCTGAGGTCACGCGGAGCCGGATTGAACCTCGCGCTGCTGCGACGATACCGGCGGGCCATATTCAGGATTCGTTTGCTTCGACTACGGATCTCAACATCACTCACGAACGCATGGAGCCGTCTCGGAGGACGGCATTCGAAACCGGCAGCTGGAGCTAACAGCTGCGAACGATCAAGCATCGAGGTCTCGCAATGA
- the asnB gene encoding asparagine synthase (glutamine-hydrolyzing): MCGIAGILITRATNPRNLAAIDAMAATLHHRGPDSGGVWLDRDSGIALGHRRLAIVDLSDAGHQPMLSADENLVMTFNGEVYNFASLRPGLEAKGHRFRGNSDTEIMLAAFESYGIEEALKQFSGMFAAGVWDRKHRVLHLVRDRMGKKPLYVALSDGALLFASELKAILAYPAFRPTVDTRALAMMLRQGWMPDQHCIWKGVFKLPPGTMLSVRAKDLETASVESLRETVRPWWSLAAVAEAGQRQPLILDESELDTELDWLLRSAVRQRMVADVPLGAFLSGGIDSSTVVALMQAQSSRPIRTFTIGFCEAEYDEAAHASRVARHFGTDHTEFRLTPAEVCAVIPELPQIWDEPFADESQVPTLLLSRLARQHVTVALSGDGGDECFGGYSRHFMLERLAALFRLPSSLRRLVAAALLKLTPQALLEISRILQLPARFRPAFNGVNLQKFARALEASDEQERYNQLTRFGSTPVVLDPRAADTADVPPLPDAVSRFIYRDMAGYLTGDILVKLDRATMAASLEGRCPFLDDRVVEFAWRLPTAVKIRDGQGKMPLRRVLRRYLPESLFERPKQGFNVPIGEWLTGPLRGWTEELLDGARIRREGLLHSGRIQACWQQHLSGRRDRSGELWAILMVQAWLDSTRNSKLPQSSFGADQAEMSSAPQARSLRAYG, translated from the coding sequence ATGTGCGGTATCGCAGGCATTCTGATCACCCGCGCAACGAACCCGCGCAATCTTGCCGCGATCGATGCGATGGCAGCAACGCTCCATCATCGCGGGCCGGATAGCGGTGGCGTCTGGCTCGATCGAGACAGCGGCATCGCGCTTGGCCATCGTCGTCTCGCGATTGTCGATCTGTCCGACGCCGGCCACCAGCCGATGCTGTCGGCCGATGAAAACCTCGTCATGACGTTCAACGGCGAGGTTTACAATTTCGCCAGCCTGCGGCCGGGCCTGGAAGCCAAAGGTCACCGCTTCCGGGGCAACAGCGACACCGAGATTATGCTGGCCGCGTTCGAAAGCTACGGCATCGAGGAAGCGCTCAAGCAATTTTCCGGAATGTTCGCCGCCGGCGTTTGGGACCGCAAGCATCGCGTTCTGCATCTCGTCCGCGATCGCATGGGAAAAAAGCCGCTGTATGTTGCACTTTCTGACGGCGCGCTCCTGTTCGCATCCGAGCTGAAGGCAATTCTGGCTTATCCTGCTTTCCGGCCGACGGTTGATACGCGGGCGCTGGCGATGATGCTTCGTCAGGGCTGGATGCCGGACCAACATTGTATCTGGAAGGGCGTCTTCAAGTTGCCGCCTGGCACGATGCTTTCGGTCCGTGCGAAAGATTTGGAGACGGCCAGTGTCGAAAGCTTGCGGGAAACGGTTCGGCCCTGGTGGTCGCTCGCCGCGGTCGCGGAGGCCGGGCAGCGGCAGCCGCTCATCCTCGATGAATCCGAGCTCGATACCGAGCTTGATTGGCTGCTCCGGAGCGCCGTGCGGCAACGAATGGTCGCCGACGTGCCGCTTGGTGCCTTCCTGTCCGGAGGAATTGACAGTTCAACGGTTGTCGCGCTCATGCAGGCTCAATCGTCGCGTCCCATTCGCACCTTCACCATCGGCTTCTGCGAAGCAGAATATGACGAGGCGGCGCACGCGTCCCGGGTGGCGCGGCATTTTGGCACCGACCACACCGAGTTTCGCCTGACACCTGCAGAAGTCTGCGCGGTGATCCCGGAATTGCCGCAGATTTGGGATGAGCCGTTTGCCGACGAATCGCAAGTTCCAACTTTGCTGCTCTCGCGGCTGGCACGGCAACACGTCACCGTCGCATTATCCGGAGACGGCGGCGACGAGTGTTTTGGCGGATACTCGCGACATTTCATGCTGGAACGGCTCGCCGCTCTGTTTCGGCTCCCTTCCAGCCTGCGCCGATTGGTGGCCGCTGCACTCCTCAAGCTGACGCCGCAAGCGTTGCTGGAGATCTCCCGGATTCTTCAACTACCGGCCAGGTTTCGTCCGGCGTTTAACGGCGTCAACCTGCAAAAATTCGCGCGCGCACTCGAGGCTTCGGACGAGCAGGAGCGTTACAATCAGCTGACCAGGTTCGGCTCGACACCCGTGGTTCTCGATCCGAGAGCCGCCGATACGGCGGACGTTCCACCGCTCCCCGACGCGGTTAGCAGGTTCATCTATCGCGACATGGCCGGCTATCTGACCGGCGATATTCTGGTCAAGCTCGACCGCGCGACAATGGCGGCCAGTCTGGAGGGACGATGTCCGTTTCTCGACGATCGCGTCGTCGAGTTCGCGTGGCGCCTGCCCACCGCCGTCAAGATCCGCGACGGCCAAGGTAAAATGCCATTGCGGCGCGTGCTCCGCCGCTACCTGCCCGAATCGCTTTTCGAGCGGCCGAAGCAAGGTTTCAATGTCCCTATCGGCGAATGGCTGACCGGCCCCTTGCGCGGCTGGACAGAAGAGCTGCTTGACGGAGCAAGAATCCGGCGCGAGGGCCTGCTTCATTCCGGCCGCATCCAGGCCTGCTGGCAGCAGCATCTCAGCGGACGACGCGATCGATCGGGTGAACTGTGGGCCATTCTGATGGTTCAGGCATGGCTCGACTCCACCCGCAATTCGAAATTGCCGCAGTCATCTTTCGGGGCCGACCAAGCGGAGATGTCCTCGGCGCCTCAAGCAAGGAGTTTGAGAGCCTATGGCTAG